The following are from one region of the Canis lupus familiaris isolate Mischka breed German Shepherd chromosome 30, alternate assembly UU_Cfam_GSD_1.0, whole genome shotgun sequence genome:
- the SORD gene encoding sorbitol dehydrogenase encodes MAAAKAENLTLVVHGPGDLRLENYPIPEPGPNEVLLKMHSVGICGSDVHYWQHGRIGDFIVKKPMVLGHEASGTVVKVGSLVKHLKSGDRVAIEPGALREMDEFCKIGRYNLSPSIFFCATPPDDGNLCQFYKHNADFCYKLPDNVTYEEGALIEPLSVGIHACRRAGITLGNKVLVCGAGPIGLVTLIVAKAMGAGQVLVTDLSASRLSKAKEVGADIVLQISKESPKEIASKVEDMLGCKPEATIECTGVESAIQSGIYATRAGGTLVLVGLGSEMTTVPLTHASTREVDIKGVFRYCNTWPMAISMLASKAVNVKPLVTHRFPLEKALEAFETARKGTGLKVMLKCDPNDQNP; translated from the exons gagAACTATCCTATCCCAGAACCAGGCCCAAATG AAGTACTGCTGAAGATGCATTCCGTCGGAATCTGTGGCTCAGATGTCCACTACTGGCAGCATGGTCGAATTGGGGATTTTATTGTGAAAAAGCCAATGGTGCTGGGGCATGAAGCTTCAGGAACAGTCGTAAAAGTGGGATCACTGGTAAAGCACCTAAAATCAG GGGATCGTGTTGCCATCGAGCCTGGTGCTCTGCgagaaatggatgaattctgCAAGATTGGCCGGTACAATCTGTCACCATCTATCTTCTTCTGTGCCACACCCCCTGATGATGGGAACCTCTGCCAGTTTTATAAGCACAACGCTGACTTCTGCTACAA GCTTCCTGACAATGTCACCTATGAAGAAGGGGCCCTGATTGAGCCACTGTCTGTGGGGATCCATGCCTGTCGGCGAGCTGGAATCACCCTGGGGAACAAGGTCTTAGTGTGTGGAGCTG gGCCGATTGGACTGGTCACTCTGATTGTGGCCAAGGCAATGGGTGCAGGTCAAGTGCTGGTGACTG ATCTGTCTGCCTCTCGGTTGTCTAAAGCCAAGGAAGTTGGGGCTGATATCGTCCTCCAGATCTCCAAGGAGAGCCCTAAGGAAATAGCCAGTAAAGTGGAAGATATGCTGGGGTGCAAGCCAGAAGCGACCATCGAGTGCACAGGGGTGGAGTCCGCCATCCAGTCAGGCATCTAT GCTACTCGTGCTGGGGGGACCCTGGTGCTCGTAGGGCTGGGCTCCGAGATGACCACGGTGCCCCTAACACACGCAAGCACCCGGGAGGTGGATATCAAGGGCGTGTTTCGATATTGCAACAC GTGGCCGATGGCAATTTCAATGCTTGCGTCCAAGGCTGTGAATGTAAAGCCCTTAGTTACTCATAGGTTTCCTCTGGAGAAAGCTCTGGAGGCCTTTGAAACAGCCAGAAAGGGAACGGGGTTGAAAGTCATGCTCAAGTGCGACCCCAACGACCAGAATCCCTAA